One Setaria italica strain Yugu1 chromosome I, Setaria_italica_v2.0, whole genome shotgun sequence DNA window includes the following coding sequences:
- the LOC101785813 gene encoding PRKR-interacting protein 1 isoform X1, with protein MQIERQVELYPAMTTPSRDSNMQQLVPIAPPGKASGSDTGKELVVVDPAGKGSGGVKLREDEEDLEVKLRRIMENVPVRVSNTSGSSAGSGSGDFHQYRQMRRREQDRLSRMDADYQKRKEMAEFELRREERLKAAEERTAKKRLKRQKKKQRKKEKRTKTSNGGEEPNRVESSDDEEGSDDDDKSKQ; from the exons AT GCAGATTGAAAGACAAGTAGAGTTGTATCCTGCAATGACAACTCCGAGCAGAGATAGCAACATGCAGCAGCTAGTCCCTATAGCACCACCAGGAAAGGCTTCTGGCAGTGACACTGGGAAGGAGCTGGTTGTGGTTGATCCTGCAGGAAAGGGCTCAGGAGGAGTAAAACTgcgagaggatgaggaggacctGGAGGTGAAGCTGAGGCGCATCATGGAGAATGTCCCTGTTCGTGTCAGTAACACATCAGGGTCATCTGCTGGATCTGGCTCTGGTGATTTCCACCAG TATCGGCAAATGAGGAGGAGAGAGCAGGACCGGCTATCACGAATGGATGCTGACTACCAAAAGAGGAAAGAGATGGCTGAGTTCGAATtgcggagggaggagaggctTAAAGCAGCTGAGGAGCGGACAGCCAAGAAGCGCCTGAAACGCCAAAAGAAGAAGCAGCGGAAGAAAGAGAAGCGAACTAAAACTAGTAATGGTGGTGAAGAACCTAACAGAGTGGAGTcatctgatgatgaagaaggtTCAGATGACGATGACAAGTCTAAGCAATGA
- the LOC101785813 gene encoding PRKR-interacting protein 1 isoform X2, which yields MTTPSRDSNMQQLVPIAPPGKASGSDTGKELVVVDPAGKGSGGVKLREDEEDLEVKLRRIMENVPVRVSNTSGSSAGSGSGDFHQYRQMRRREQDRLSRMDADYQKRKEMAEFELRREERLKAAEERTAKKRLKRQKKKQRKKEKRTKTSNGGEEPNRVESSDDEEGSDDDDKSKQ from the exons ATGACAACTCCGAGCAGAGATAGCAACATGCAGCAGCTAGTCCCTATAGCACCACCAGGAAAGGCTTCTGGCAGTGACACTGGGAAGGAGCTGGTTGTGGTTGATCCTGCAGGAAAGGGCTCAGGAGGAGTAAAACTgcgagaggatgaggaggacctGGAGGTGAAGCTGAGGCGCATCATGGAGAATGTCCCTGTTCGTGTCAGTAACACATCAGGGTCATCTGCTGGATCTGGCTCTGGTGATTTCCACCAG TATCGGCAAATGAGGAGGAGAGAGCAGGACCGGCTATCACGAATGGATGCTGACTACCAAAAGAGGAAAGAGATGGCTGAGTTCGAATtgcggagggaggagaggctTAAAGCAGCTGAGGAGCGGACAGCCAAGAAGCGCCTGAAACGCCAAAAGAAGAAGCAGCGGAAGAAAGAGAAGCGAACTAAAACTAGTAATGGTGGTGAAGAACCTAACAGAGTGGAGTcatctgatgatgaagaaggtTCAGATGACGATGACAAGTCTAAGCAATGA